Sequence from the Longibacter salinarum genome:
TTGCGGCGGTAAGCGGACAAATTGGAGAGCTGTTGCCCTCCGGGCTCTCGGGTCCTTTCGTCTGGCTCATCAACGCGCTTGTTGACTTACTTGTCATTACCGCCCTGTTCGCCGCGATCTTTCGCGTTTTACCTGATGCGACGCTTTCGTGGCGGGATGTTGCGATCGGGGCGTTTGTGACGGCGCTCCTCTTCGTCGCAGGGAAGTTCTTGATCAGTCTTTACATCGGACATAGCAATCCAGCAGAGGTGTTCGGCGCCGCGACAGCGCTCGCACTTCTACTCGTCTGGGTCTACTACTCAGCAATGATTCTCTTCCTCGGAGCTGAGTTCACGCAGGTGTGGACGCGTCGCCACGGACACGGAATACAGCCAGCAGATGGTGCTGTGAGAATTGTAACGACAACCGCAGGGGACGAAGGAGAAGAGAAACGGAAGGGCTGAATCAGGTGCTGGTTGATCGTCTGCATCCGGTTCGAATCATGGTTGCTGAGTGCGTTCAGACGCCCGCGCTCAGATGGATGTGCGATGACCGACTATGATTCAAAACCGAAATGAACGTGCTATCGATCACGGCCACCAAGCCATTCGATTCACACTCACGAATGAAGGTGCATTATGCCATTCAATCGAATCGATCAGCTACCTGACTCCGTCCGCGACAATCTACCGAAGCACGCGCAGGAGATTTACAAGGAAGCCTACAACAGCGCGGAGGACGAGTACGACGACCCTGATAAGCGGCGTGGGGACGAATCGAAAGAAGAGACGGCCCATCGTGTAGCCTGGTCGGCTGTCAAGCAGAAGTACACGAAGAAGTACGGCGAATGGACTCGTAAGGACGAATAAATCTGACGATAACTTGCGCTTGAATGCGGTCGCTCCCGGTCCATTCTAGACGCACCTCATTCCCTCATCCTTTTCTGTGGAGCACCGATCGTCGGCGTAGAACACTCGAGTGTCAGTACAACATCCATCTTCAAGCCTCTTCGGCGGATGTATCGCGAGAACGTAAGCGCAGCCGTTCATGCCTATTCATGGGCGTGACGGTCACCCGTCCGGAATGACGCAGTTGACACGGTACGCGACATGTACGGCGCCTGGTGCTGCGAGCATTGCGAGGACCGACTGACGGGAGGTCCGCACCTTTGGATAGCCGGAAACTGCTGCCAAAGAGATTCTCAAGCCTTCACCTCGACCCATACCGATCCGCACGCATGAAAGACCTAATTGGTAAAGTTGTGCTATCGATGGTTTTGAAACGCCTCAGCTGGAACGGTGAGTCGGCGGCTGCGGCCGCCGGGACATACGCGGGGTACGACGTGAAAAAGCGCTCGCTCTTTTCCGGCATTCAGGGACAACTCAATCTCAAAGGGGGGCCCGGTCGTGTGGTTACCTCGATAGAGGGAAATCCGGCAAGCGGAACGGAGCGTTGGCAGATAAACGCCGATGCCATGCACGTCTTCGGTCGCGAATCCGCCAAGGTGACACCGTATGTTGGGGCAGGGGCCTGTGTGGTCGGGCAAGAGGATGGGAAGGGAAAGCGACCCGGACTCAATCTTTTTGGTGGCAGTCGCGTGCGGCTCGGAGACATGCACTTCTTCGTTCAGATGCGGTTCACGTTTGCTGACGGTGCGCATTTCTCGATCGCTGGAGGACTGCGTCCGACGCTGTAGGGCCAAGACATCGGGGCAATCGATACGGCTGCGACAGCACCCGCCTGTCGAGTTCAGTCGTCGAACAACGACCGACCGCTTCAACAAACGAAACCGGTCGTATGCCGCGTCGCACGTCTGAAACCCCTCGTGCGGTTTGCCCCTGCGAAGGCGACGTATGCCCAGTAGGCCGAGAACAGACTGGAGCGTTTTGTACCGTTCTGATTTCTGCAGGTAGAGGATATTACTGAACGTGCATTTCGATTATACCCATGTAATTGTCAGGTAGAATCGATTGATTACATAATGTATGCTGTCGAGGGGCAAATCTGTTGAATCCCTGTGTCTTGGGATGGACACCCGCCGGGTTGGATTGTGTCACCTAGAACACGCTTTGAGCGCGTCTGGTCGGGATTATGGCCCTTAAGCGGCCGTCAAGCGGTTGTCTGATGCGATATCGTGACAGAGCTGTGACGAGTGTGGCTCAAGTATCAAGTTTATGATGCGTGGAGCTCAGATCTGAAGGTCGGCATACGGTTTGTACTAACTATACACAGACGAACTAACGGAGCAAGTCCGGATCATCCAGCTTTTACCGATATGCCTCTTTCGCCTGTTATCCTTGTTGTTCTCGCCGTGTGTTGGACCCTCCCTGCGGCGCTTGTTGCAATTGCCTATCAGCGCGAGCGTACACGCCAGGGAGGACCTGAATCTCCGGTGCGCACGGCTGAGATCGTGCAGCACCTGCGGATTGCCCCCCTCGAGGTCGACATCCGTGCGCAGGAGGAAGAGCAAGAGTGGTGGATGCTGTCTCCTTCAGAGCGTAAGTCGACGACGGCTGCTTCGTCTGTTGACCGCTCTGTGCAAAACGCTGCGGTGATTACACCGTATGCGGAAGTCTCCGTAACGGTCTCTGACCCAAGCGGAGAGAAGTGCGTCCGACGATGCTCGATGTGCCTGAACTAGCATTCTGCTGGTTCGGGGTGCCTAGCATCCGGACGACAGAAGTGAAGTAGCGTGGGAAGACCGGGGTCGGTACGCCGACCCCGGCATTTTTTTGTGCCTACCTGAATGTTCTGCTTAGGCTCGTTTTGGGCTGGGACGTTATCTATTCCGTGCCTCACCACGTGGGAGTGGGGGAACCATGCGTAGCATTGGTCATGGAGGCGTCTCAAGTGAACGACAGCGCAATGTCGCGCGTACGATGGAGCACGTTTATCCCTCGCGTTCTACGTCGCTGTATGCCTCAATCTGAACCCCTGCCCGCCTCCGCGTACGGTGGCGATGGCATCTTTCGACCCGACCGGCTCGACACCGCGGGAACGGTGTTTTTAGATACATCGAGGCCGCCGAGCAGTGATGATGGTGCTTCCGGCCGACGCTCACTTCTTTTCGAGCGACCTCGAAAGATTTTGCGGGCAGATGCCCGGGACGAAGTTGCTGATGTACTGCGTGCGCTGGACGCCGCACTTGCTTCAGGCTACTATGTCGCGGGAATGCTCACGTACGAAGCCGGCCTTGCTCTCTGCGACATGTCCGCACACGCACTCGACGGTCCACTGGCCTGGTTCGGCGTCTACGAGTCGCCTGTCGAGGTGCCCCATACCGCATCCCTGGACGGCTTCAATTCGCTTCAGGAGTACCCGAGCATCGAAAACGCTAGGTTCGATGTGTCTCGGGACATGTATCGAGACGCATTGCGCCAAATCAAATCGCTGATCCGGGAAGGCGATGTCTATCAGATCAACTACACCGGACCGGTCCGCTTTACCTGTGCATCCCACGACCCGATTCCCCTGTATGCGCAGCTACGCAAGCGCCAGCCGGTTCCATACGGCGCCTGGCTCCGTTTCGACGACAGACGGATCCTGTGCGCGTCTCCCGAACTTTTCGTTCGCCGCGAGGGAAAGCGGTTGGTCACCAAGCCCATGAAGGGAACCATCCGCCGGGGGATGACGCAAGCGGAAGACGAGCATCTTCGTTTTGAACTAGCGAACGATTCGAAAAGTCAGGCCGAGAACCTGATGATCGTGGATCTTCTTCGAAACGATCTGTCGATTTGCTGTGAGCCTGGGTCGGTGAACGTTCCGTCGCTCTTTGCCACGGAGACGTACGATACCCTCACACAGATGACGTCGACGGTCGAAGGGCGGCTGACATCAGATACTCGGCTGTCGGACATCCTCAAGGCGCTTTATCCATGCGGCTCTGTCACCGGTGCGCCGAAGCGGCGGGCAATGCAACGAATCCACGAGCTCGAAACCGGACCGCGCGGCGTGTACTGCGGTGCAATCGGGTATGCGGCGCCGGACGACACCGCCTGCTTCAACGTCGCGATCCGGACGGTGACACTTACCGAGGACGCGTCATCTGGACACCTGCACGGAACGATGGGCACCGGTAGCGGCATCGTATGGGATTCTGATCTGGACGCAGAATACGAAGAGTGCTGTCTGAAAGCTCGCTTTCTAACGGATCCGCCGAGGGGAGAGAATCGCTCATTTCGTTTAATCGAAACGATGCGAGCCATCGACGGAGACATTCCACTCTGGTCTCGCCACTGGTCACGCTTGTCCGATTCTGCGGCGTACTTCGGCCTTCCCGTCGACCGTCAGGGCGTCGAAGTCGCCTTGCGTGACGCCATGAGGTCCACGGGAAATCAAGAGAACGTCGTTCGGTTGACCGTGGGGCAGGCAGGCGATCCTCGGGTTGAAATAAAGGACATGCCGAGCCGTGTAGATTCCTGGTCTCTGGCAATCGCAACCGAGCCGGCTCGACCGACCGATCCATTTTTCTATCACAAGACGACTCGGCGAGCCCCGTACACCCGGGCGCAGGCACAGGCTACCGAGGTGGGTTGCGACGAAGCGATTCTTATGACGCCAGATGGTGAGGTGACCGAGGGCGCCCGCAGTAATGTGATTATCGAGATCGGCGGTCGGTGGGTCACGCCGCCGGTGGAGGCCGGTCTGCTCGGGGGCGTCTTTCGCGCTCATCTCCTCGAAACCGAGCCCCGGCTTGAGGTCGGGCGTGTTATGATCGACGATCTCATGCACGCTGATCGTGTGTTTTGCTGCAACGCCGTGCGCGGCCTGATTCCGGCACACGTTGAGAAGGATCTAAGGCCCCCCATGCCCAAAGGCTCGGCCCTTTCCAGCTTCGCATGAGCGCGTTCTGGAGTGACCCTTCCGCACAGATATGCGGAGGGAGGCGAGGTTGAGCACAGTCGCCGCTGACTACACGGAGACGAACGAATCGAAGAGGAGGGGGCAGCGGTTGACAGAAGCGATATCGATGCTTACAATTTTAAACAATGTGAACGCATTGTAAATAGGTCAAGGCCGTTCTCATCCGTACGTTTTTCCGCGACCCTGCATGTCCGAAACCACGAATCCGCCCTTACTTCCTGACGCCCTCATTGAGCGAGCCGCTCGCCGACTCAAGGTCATGGGGGATCCCGTGCGTCTGAAGTTATTGAACCTGCTTCGAGTGCACGAGGAGCTGTCCGTGCAGGCTCTCGTCGATGCATCCGGGCAGCGACAGGCGAACGTGTCGAAGCATCTTGGCATCATGATGCGAGAGGGACTCGTGAAACGACGAAAGGAGGGAGTGAATGCGTACTACTCGCTGGATGACCCCAGTCTCCCCGGGATTTGTCTTTTGATCTCGAACACCATCGAGGATACAGAGACCGCGTCTGAGTAGCCGCGTTCGGTCGGTTCAACGCCGGACAAAGCATCTGCACCTGTGACGTCGTGGACCATGTCTGTGTGGAAAATCATGAACACCGATAGCACGACGTATCGCCAGCGCCAGATTCTACTCTTCGCCACTGGGGCGGTCATGTTGACGGATCCGTTCCTGTCGATCTTTCGGACGGATGAAATGATCGCGGGTGTACCGGTTCTGGTCGTGGCATTGTTCAGCATCTGGGCCCTTCTCATCGTCGGAGTCGCCTGGCTCATGGAGCGCGGAGGGCCCGATCCACTGCGGACTCCACCGCCAACAGACGATTATACGGGGTAAGTCTCGCACGTCATGGCACCTAGCCTCGTCCTACTTCTTGCGACCGCTTACCTCGGGCTGCTCTTTGCGGTCGCGTATTATGGTGACGAGCGAGCGGAGCGGGGTCGGTCGATTATCGCCAATCCGTACATCTACGCCCTGTCCCTGGCGGTGTACTGCACGGCGTGGACGTTCTACGGCAGTGTGGGACGGGCGGCCACGTCCGGGCTCGGTTTTCTGCCGATCTACCTGGGCCCCACGCTCATCGCCGTGGTCGGCTGGATCCTCATACGGAAAATTGTCCGTATCAGCCGGTATCAGCGTATCACGTCCATCTCTGACTTCATTGCCTCCCGCTACGGAAAAAGCGCGAGGCTTGCGGGGGTCGTCGCTGTCGTTGCTCTGATGGGAGTCGTCCCCTACATCGCGCTGCAGTTGAAGGCGATTGCAACGAGTTACACGGTTCTCGTGAGTCCGTCGGGCGGCCTGCCAGGCTCCGGTCTCGCCCCCGGCGGCGTGGACACCGCGTTCTGGATTTCCCTCTTCCTGGCCGCGTTTGCAATTCTTTTCGGCACGCGTCATCTCGATGTCACGGAGCGCCACGAAGGACTCGTCGCGGCAATCGCGTTCGAGTCCGTCGTCAAGCTGGTGGCGTTTCTAGCCGTCGGACTGTACGTCACGTTCGGGATGTTTGATGGCTTCAGCGATTTGTTCGCTGCAGGGGCGGAGGTGCCAGCGATTCGTCAGTTGTATTCCCAAACCGACCCGGCGGAGGCATCGGAGTGGATCTGGCTCACGGGTCTATCGATGCTCGCGTTTCTGCTTTTACCCCGCCAATTTCAGGTGGCTGTCGTCGAAAACGTGGATGAACGCCACATCCGAAAAGCCACGTGGCTGTTTCCCCTCTACCTTTTCGCCATCAATCTCTTTGTCCTGCCGATCGCGGTCGGTGGGCTACTCACGTTCGGCGATGCGGCAACGGCCGATGCGTTTGTCTTGTCTTTACCTCTTTCGGCGGGCAACGAGGCGCTTGCTATGCTCGCCTTCATTGGCGGGTTGTCAGCGGCAACGGGAATGGTTATTGTCGCGACGACCGCTCTCAGCACGATGATCTGCAACGACCTGCTCATGCCCGTGCTGCTCCGGATTCCGGCGCTCCGACTGGCCGACCGGCCCCGACTTACTGGCCTCATCCTCGGACTACGCCGCGGAGCCATTATCGTCGTTTTGCTGCTCGGATACGCCTATCTCGAGACCATTGGCGAGAGCTACTCGCTCGTGTCGATCGGGCTGATTTCGTTTGTCGCGGTCGCACAATTTGCCCCGCCGTTGTTGGGCGGACTGTACTGGCGCCGCGGCACGAAGTACGGGGCGCTTGCCGGACTCCTCGCCGGGGTCGCCGTCTGGGGATACACGTTACCCCTTCCATCGCTCGCCGAAACGGGCTTTTTACCCAACGCTTTTGTAGAGGATGGCCCGTTCGGTATCGCTCTTCTGCGGCCGTACGCGATGTTTGGTCTCGATACACTGTCTCACATTCCCCACGCTCTTTTCTGGAGCCTGTCGATCAATACCGGTTTGTACGCGGCCGTGTCGCTTTTCACCACGCCGACCGTGCTGGAGCGATCGCAGGCGCACCTCTTCGTCGAGGTATATCGACACGCAAAGGGACACGATCCGGTCCGCCGAGCGACGGCCTCCGTTCGAGACATTCGGATGCTCCTCCAGCGCTTTCTGGGTTGGCGACGGACGGAACGGGTGATGGAGGAGTATGCCAAGGAGCATAGGAAGGACCTCGATGCTCTCGACGAAGCCGATGAAACGCTCGTCCGGCACGCCGAGACCGCACTCGCGGGGGCGATTGGTGCCTCCTCCGCTCAGGTTGCCGTGAGCTCCGTCGTGAAGGAGACACCGCTACGACTACACGAGGTATTGAGCATTCTCGACGAAGCGCAGCAGGTTCTCGCGTACAGCCGAGAACTGGAGCGGAAACAGGCCGAACTGGAAGCCACGACGCGAGACCTTCAGGCGGCCAACGAGAAGCTCAAGCAGGTCGACCGATTGAAGGACGATTTCGTGTCGACCGTGACGCATGAGCTCCGGACGCCCCTTACTGCCATTCGGGCCCTGACGGAGATCCTTCACGCCAATCCCGATCTCGGCGTGACGGAGCGCACGGAGTTTCTCGACACGATCCAGCGGGAGACCCGCCGGCTCACGCGTCTGGTCAATCAGGTGCTGGACCTGCAGCGTCTCGAGGCCGAGCGTGTCGATCTAAGCCAAACGGTGTATCTTGAGGAGGTGCTCCAGGATGCTACCTCAGCCATGCAGCAGTCCATCGAACGTGATGGAGCGCGCCTACATGTTGCAGGATTAGAGCATCAAACGCCCATCGCTGGCGAGCGTGACCGGCTCATGCAGGTCGCACTCAACCTATTATCGAATGCTGCAAAGTTTTGCAACGAGGAGATCCGAGTCCGACTCATTCCTGGCGATCCCGTCATTTTCGACGTGCAGGACGATGGGCCGGGCATCTCCGCCGATGATCAGGATGCTATCTTCGAGAAATTCCGGCAGCTGGAGTCCGGTACCACGCCAGGAGGCGGAAGCGGGCTGGGCCTTGCTATCGCACAGAAAATCATCCACGCTCACGGCGGCGTTCTGAAGGTTGACAGCGAACCTCGCGAAGGAGCAACCTTCTCTGTCCATCTTCCAGCCGTCAAGGACAAGAAAATGGATCCTTCTGAGACCGTTGCAACGGGAAATGATGGATCCTCCAGATCTGCCTCGTTTTCAGCATCAGACCCGTCTTGAAATCACCCCGCTGACGCAATGTCCGATCGTTCTGATACATCCTCTTCAGATTCCGATACCGATCCCCTTAGTCGGAGCGTGCTCATCGTCGATGACGAACCGAGTATTGTGGCACCGCTCAAGTTTTTGATGCAGCAACAGGGGCACAGCGTTCGTGTCGTGACAACGGGAGAAGAGGTCGTTCCCGCGATGGAGAAAGACCGTCCAGACCTCGTGCTACTGGATGTCATGTTGCCGGAAGTGACAGGGTATGAGCTCTGCGAAACCATCCGGGGACGAGGTGAATGGCGGGACGTGAAAATTATCATGCTCACGGTGAAGAGTCGCGAGGCAGATATTGAGAAAGGCAGAGCGCTTGGCGCTGACGCATACATCACCAAGCCGTTCGGAATTCAGGATGTCCTCGACACAGCACGTCGGCTGCTCGATCCATCCTGACGGACATCCTCTCGTCCCGCGCGTCGTATGTCATCGAATCGTTTGTTATCTGTGCCTGCACACCGCTCACACGTGTCATCCTCTCCAGAAAAAATCATCGATGCTCTCTTGCAGGCGCTGGAGGGGGCGGTGCTTGTATGTACTGCAGAAGGAACAATTTTGCAGGCTGACCGCACGGCTCAGGACTGGTTTGGTGCCGGAGCGGCGCCCGGAGGTAGCATTTTGGACACGCTGGCTCACGGTGAGGCCAGAACGTGGTTTGAACACGCACAGAATGAGGAAAGGGATGAGCTCCCATTCTCGTCGATGGTCGTGACGAATGACGGACGATGGGTGGAGGCGACGCTGCATCCTGCAGAAGATGACGAGGTGGTGCTTCAATTGAAGACAGAGATGTCGTCGACCGATGCGGCCCCCGTCCCGCACGAAGTCCTGCGGGATCTGATCGAAACGATGCGGGAACCGCTCGCCAGCGTGCGTGCTGCGGCTGAGACCATGGCGCTCTATCCATCGATGGATAGAGCGGCCACGACCCAGTTCATGAGCATCGTCGAGGAACAGACGGCCGCGCTGTCGGACCGGCTCGATGCGGCTGTAGCTGCATACGCGAGGCTGTATCGTCGTGCTGGACCGCTGCATCCGATCCATGCCGGCGAGTTTACGACGGCTCTTGCACAGCATCTCGACGACAACCTGTCAATCGATGTGTCCGCTCAGCCCATGGCGGAGGAGGTCGACGCGCGGTTGCTCCTTGACGCTCAGGCCATCACCGAATCCCTGACATTCCTGGCGAACCGTATCGAGAATGCGGCTCGATGCACGGCGCTCCGCGTCTCCGTTGAGCGTGTCCGCTCTCTTGCGGCACTCGATCTCAGCTGGGAGGGCGGAGCCGTCACCTCCGCGCGCATCCGGGAGTGGGAGCAGTCGACGATCACGTGGGGCGACAGCATCATTAAGATGACGCTTGCGGAGATTCTCGATCACAACGATGCGCAGATGATTATTCAGACCGATCACGGCGACAGCAGTATTCGCCTGCTGCTCCCAATTTCGGATGACATGTCAAGTCGGTAAGAGAATCCCCTACAGCAGATCGC
This genomic interval carries:
- a CDS encoding ChaB family protein produces the protein MPFNRIDQLPDSVRDNLPKHAQEIYKEAYNSAEDEYDDPDKRRGDESKEETAHRVAWSAVKQKYTKKYGEWTRKDE
- a CDS encoding response regulator transcription factor, which codes for MSDRSDTSSSDSDTDPLSRSVLIVDDEPSIVAPLKFLMQQQGHSVRVVTTGEEVVPAMEKDRPDLVLLDVMLPEVTGYELCETIRGRGEWRDVKIIMLTVKSREADIEKGRALGADAYITKPFGIQDVLDTARRLLDPS
- a CDS encoding ArsR/SmtB family transcription factor, yielding MSETTNPPLLPDALIERAARRLKVMGDPVRLKLLNLLRVHEELSVQALVDASGQRQANVSKHLGIMMREGLVKRRKEGVNAYYSLDDPSLPGICLLISNTIEDTETASE
- a CDS encoding PAS domain-containing protein; its protein translation is MSSSPEKIIDALLQALEGAVLVCTAEGTILQADRTAQDWFGAGAAPGGSILDTLAHGEARTWFEHAQNEERDELPFSSMVVTNDGRWVEATLHPAEDDEVVLQLKTEMSSTDAAPVPHEVLRDLIETMREPLASVRAAAETMALYPSMDRAATTQFMSIVEEQTAALSDRLDAAVAAYARLYRRAGPLHPIHAGEFTTALAQHLDDNLSIDVSAQPMAEEVDARLLLDAQAITESLTFLANRIENAARCTALRVSVERVRSLAALDLSWEGGAVTSARIREWEQSTITWGDSIIKMTLAEILDHNDAQMIIQTDHGDSSIRLLLPISDDMSSR
- a CDS encoding ATP-binding protein, whose translation is MAPSLVLLLATAYLGLLFAVAYYGDERAERGRSIIANPYIYALSLAVYCTAWTFYGSVGRAATSGLGFLPIYLGPTLIAVVGWILIRKIVRISRYQRITSISDFIASRYGKSARLAGVVAVVALMGVVPYIALQLKAIATSYTVLVSPSGGLPGSGLAPGGVDTAFWISLFLAAFAILFGTRHLDVTERHEGLVAAIAFESVVKLVAFLAVGLYVTFGMFDGFSDLFAAGAEVPAIRQLYSQTDPAEASEWIWLTGLSMLAFLLLPRQFQVAVVENVDERHIRKATWLFPLYLFAINLFVLPIAVGGLLTFGDAATADAFVLSLPLSAGNEALAMLAFIGGLSAATGMVIVATTALSTMICNDLLMPVLLRIPALRLADRPRLTGLILGLRRGAIIVVLLLGYAYLETIGESYSLVSIGLISFVAVAQFAPPLLGGLYWRRGTKYGALAGLLAGVAVWGYTLPLPSLAETGFLPNAFVEDGPFGIALLRPYAMFGLDTLSHIPHALFWSLSINTGLYAAVSLFTTPTVLERSQAHLFVEVYRHAKGHDPVRRATASVRDIRMLLQRFLGWRRTERVMEEYAKEHRKDLDALDEADETLVRHAETALAGAIGASSAQVAVSSVVKETPLRLHEVLSILDEAQQVLAYSRELERKQAELEATTRDLQAANEKLKQVDRLKDDFVSTVTHELRTPLTAIRALTEILHANPDLGVTERTEFLDTIQRETRRLTRLVNQVLDLQRLEAERVDLSQTVYLEEVLQDATSAMQQSIERDGARLHVAGLEHQTPIAGERDRLMQVALNLLSNAAKFCNEEIRVRLIPGDPVIFDVQDDGPGISADDQDAIFEKFRQLESGTTPGGGSGLGLAIAQKIIHAHGGVLKVDSEPREGATFSVHLPAVKDKKMDPSETVATGNDGSSRSASFSASDPS
- the pabB gene encoding aminodeoxychorismate synthase component I, which codes for MPQSEPLPASAYGGDGIFRPDRLDTAGTVFLDTSRPPSSDDGASGRRSLLFERPRKILRADARDEVADVLRALDAALASGYYVAGMLTYEAGLALCDMSAHALDGPLAWFGVYESPVEVPHTASLDGFNSLQEYPSIENARFDVSRDMYRDALRQIKSLIREGDVYQINYTGPVRFTCASHDPIPLYAQLRKRQPVPYGAWLRFDDRRILCASPELFVRREGKRLVTKPMKGTIRRGMTQAEDEHLRFELANDSKSQAENLMIVDLLRNDLSICCEPGSVNVPSLFATETYDTLTQMTSTVEGRLTSDTRLSDILKALYPCGSVTGAPKRRAMQRIHELETGPRGVYCGAIGYAAPDDTACFNVAIRTVTLTEDASSGHLHGTMGTGSGIVWDSDLDAEYEECCLKARFLTDPPRGENRSFRLIETMRAIDGDIPLWSRHWSRLSDSAAYFGLPVDRQGVEVALRDAMRSTGNQENVVRLTVGQAGDPRVEIKDMPSRVDSWSLAIATEPARPTDPFFYHKTTRRAPYTRAQAQATEVGCDEAILMTPDGEVTEGARSNVIIEIGGRWVTPPVEAGLLGGVFRAHLLETEPRLEVGRVMIDDLMHADRVFCCNAVRGLIPAHVEKDLRPPMPKGSALSSFA